Part of the Methylomonas sp. AM2-LC genome, TGAGCTAATAGGTGAAAAAAGGGGTTTATTTTATGCATTTGCCCCCAAATAAAACCAACTAGAATTATCGGCTTTACCAATTGGTAAAGCCGATAGACGGTAAACATTAGAGTGGTGGTGTGTGGTCTAAAACTAAATAGACTTTTAAGCAACAACTCTTTTTTGCTGTGAATTTTAGTTTTACTTTTTATTTGCGCCGCAATTGCCTTCTGTGTTTTTGGTAGTATCGCTACTGGGTACTGGTTTGTTGGTTGCGCATTTACCTTCAATGGCTTTTTTTTCGCTGGTCGGGTCGACTTTTTTCATGGCAGCACCACATTTTCCTTCACCACAAGCGCCGTCTTTCATTTTGGTGTTTGCTTCAGGGGTGGCGGGGGCTGTCTCCGCAGTTTGCATATAGCCTGAACTCAGTGTCGATAATGCAAAAGGGTTGGTCTCAGCTTGGGCAATATGGGTTGTTAAGGGTAATAAACTGGCTCCCATTGCAAGTGCGAAAGGGGTTTTATGGAATTTTTTCATGCTGACTCCAACGTAAGTAAAAAGGAATTTTGAACCAATCAAAAACAAAAAAATGTATTTTCTGGTAATGATTAATCAGCTAATATCACAAAAAAAGCGGCTAAAGTAAAGATTAGCAAAGTCTGATAAAGCGCAGTATACTGAAATAAATGTCTGAATAAGCAAAATTTTGTAATCTTTCTAACTCCTTACAATAAATGATTAAAAACCTGAAAATATTACAATTAGGTGATCCCGGTTTACGGGTTCCTGCCAGCCCAGTTAATGATTTTAGTTGCGAAGTATTTCGGGAATTGCTGTCCAATTTGCAGACTATGATGCTGGAAGAGAATGGTGTTGGTATTGCTGCTCCGCAATTGGGCGTTGCATTACAAGTCATAATTATTGCCTCTCGTCCTACCAAACGCTACCCAAGTGCTCCTAATATGGATGCTGTTGTCATGATTAATCCTAGATTGACTATAGCGGATAGTGAGCTAAATAAGGATTGGGAAGGCTGTTTAAGCGTGCCGGGTATCCGCGCATTAGTTCCTCGCTATAAATCCGTCAAAGTTGAATATCAGGATGTTCAGGGTAAATCAATAGAGATGCTTCTCAGTGATTTTCCTGCACGGGTTTTTCAACATGAATTCGATCATCTTAATGGCTTGGTTTATCTTGATAGAGTGGAAAATAATCGAGATATTTTTTCTGAAGGTGAGTTTTTTAAACTCATTAATTCTCAGGAGCAGCTTGCGGTATGAAATATCTTTTTCTGATAGGCAGTTTATTGATTAGTCATCACTGTAATGCGTTAACCGCTTTAAGTGTCAGTCAAGTAGCTCCAGGCATCTATTTGCATGTGTCAAAAAATTATTGGCCGGATAAAGCTAACCATGGCGAAATTGCAAACATTGGTTTTATAGTGGGTGATAAATGCGTGGCGGTCATTGATACAGGTGGCAGTCCACAACAAGGCATAGCTTTGCGTGCAGCGATAAAACAAACTACCAGTCTTCCCGTCTGTTATGTCATTAATACTCATGTACATCCTGATCATATATATGGCAATATCGCTTTCAAACAGCCTGGTGTGCAATTCGTTGGTCATTACAAACTGGCTCGTGCCATGGCAAGTAGGGGCGATCACTATTTGAGTCGTGCTGAAGAATTGCTGGCTATCCATGTCAATCAGAATAATATTATACCTCCCGATTTACAGGTAAGAGACACAATGACCTTGAATCTCGGTAATCGAGAGCTACTCTTAACCGCTCATCCTGCGGCACACACCGATAATGATTTGAGTGTCTATGACAAAACCAGCAATTCCTTATGGTTGGCTGATTTATTGTTTCAGGAACATATACCGGTGGTAGACGGGAGTATTAAGGGTTGGTTAGCAGAATTAGATAAATTGGAGAAGAGCCATTACACTTTGGTGATTCCCGGACATGGTCATTTAGTGAAAGATTGGCCTGCAGCTATGCAGCCAGAAAAAGCTTATTTACAAAATTTACGTAATGAAATTAGAGGCATGATTAAGCAGGGAAAGACCTTGGAACAGGCAGTAAATCAGGTAGGTACGTCAGTTGAAAATCACTGGCAATTATTTGATGAATTTCATCGTAGAAATGTAACTACGGCTTTTGCAGAACTTGAATGGGAAGATTGATAAAACTAAGTCTAGTCAGTTTTCAATTTAAATAACATTAAAATAATATTAATAGTCAATATATTGATTCTTAAAGGTAAGATATGAATACGTTAGCGCTACACGCATGGTTTTTTGTCCTAATTGCCTTCTCCAGTCTTGCTAGGGCAGAAGGTGATGATGATACTTGGAATACTGTTTTGAAAAGTCAGTTTTTTGCAGGTAAAAACATAGAAGAATCTGATGCCGTTATTACTTTAGAGGTACCTTACCGAGCAGAAGATCCAGCCATTGTCCCTGTTTCTGTGAGCAGCAAGTTTCAACAAAGTAACGACAGATACATCAAAAAAATTTGGTTGCTGGTCGATAAAAATCCTGTTCCTTTCGTTGGTGAGTTTGAGTTTTTCCCCGAAAGTGGTAAAGCTGATCTGGCTTTAAGAATACGCGTTAATACCTATAGCAACATCCGTGCAATTGCAGAAACCAATGACGGGAAACTAACTATGACCAAAAAGTATGTCAAGGCTAGTGGCGGCTGT contains:
- a CDS encoding quinoprotein relay system zinc metallohydrolase 2 — encoded protein: MKYLFLIGSLLISHHCNALTALSVSQVAPGIYLHVSKNYWPDKANHGEIANIGFIVGDKCVAVIDTGGSPQQGIALRAAIKQTTSLPVCYVINTHVHPDHIYGNIAFKQPGVQFVGHYKLARAMASRGDHYLSRAEELLAIHVNQNNIIPPDLQVRDTMTLNLGNRELLLTAHPAAHTDNDLSVYDKTSNSLWLADLLFQEHIPVVDGSIKGWLAELDKLEKSHYTLVIPGHGHLVKDWPAAMQPEKAYLQNLRNEIRGMIKQGKTLEQAVNQVGTSVENHWQLFDEFHRRNVTTAFAELEWED
- a CDS encoding quinoprotein dehydrogenase-associated SoxYZ-like carrier — encoded protein: MNTLALHAWFFVLIAFSSLARAEGDDDTWNTVLKSQFFAGKNIEESDAVITLEVPYRAEDPAIVPVSVSSKFQQSNDRYIKKIWLLVDKNPVPFVGEFEFFPESGKADLALRIRVNTYSNIRAIAETNDGKLTMTKKYVKASGGCSAPIGSDLDEALKRLGKVKFRINDNFKIGEPTQTQLMISHPNITGMQMDQMTRFIRKSNFVDQLKVSFNNKPVLIAKIDIAISADPNFRFYFVPDKPGELKAEFNDISCESPVKRDVCSKGNHYVQSYAVDH
- the def gene encoding peptide deformylase; this encodes MIKNLKILQLGDPGLRVPASPVNDFSCEVFRELLSNLQTMMLEENGVGIAAPQLGVALQVIIIASRPTKRYPSAPNMDAVVMINPRLTIADSELNKDWEGCLSVPGIRALVPRYKSVKVEYQDVQGKSIEMLLSDFPARVFQHEFDHLNGLVYLDRVENNRDIFSEGEFFKLINSQEQLAV